Proteins encoded together in one Chitinophaga sp. LS1 window:
- a CDS encoding LiaF transmembrane domain-containing protein, protein MRNRDFYGRRKHEKNGALRGVIILLVGVFLLLHNLDLDIPEWIVSWQMLIMGIGLMIWIKSECRNVGGLIMMLIGSIFLIREYFYLPFDVDRFLWPGLLIIIGLLFIVFRPGSHKKYLDEDDEPKVVPDLYPEDEDYINADVVFSGENRLIVSKKFKGGRISAVFGGCDVNLLQADFDGTIVLNCDCVFGGVELVVPANWEVKIMTSSVFGGVEDKRPIELIGANPNKVLIIKGSCVFGGIEIKSYS, encoded by the coding sequence ATGCGAAATAGAGACTTTTACGGACGAAGAAAACACGAGAAGAACGGAGCTTTGAGAGGTGTTATCATCCTACTGGTAGGCGTTTTCCTCTTATTACATAACCTCGATCTCGATATTCCGGAGTGGATAGTATCCTGGCAGATGCTGATAATGGGTATAGGTCTTATGATCTGGATTAAAAGTGAGTGCAGGAACGTTGGAGGGTTGATTATGATGTTAATAGGTAGTATTTTTCTGATAAGAGAATATTTCTACCTGCCATTTGATGTAGATCGTTTCCTCTGGCCAGGGTTATTAATCATAATTGGTTTACTCTTTATCGTTTTCCGGCCCGGCTCCCACAAAAAATACCTGGATGAAGATGACGAACCCAAAGTAGTCCCGGATCTTTATCCTGAAGATGAAGATTATATCAATGCAGATGTAGTATTCAGTGGCGAAAACCGGCTCATTGTATCCAAAAAATTCAAAGGTGGCCGTATATCGGCAGTCTTTGGTGGTTGTGATGTCAACCTTTTACAAGCCGATTTTGATGGTACGATCGTACTGAATTGTGATTGTGTATTTGGTGGAGTAGAACTGGTGGTGCCTGCAAACTGGGAAGTGAAGATCATGACCAGCAGTGTATTTGGTGGCGTAGAAGATAAACGCCCGATAGAACTGATCGGCGCCAACCCCAACAAGGTGCTCATCATCAAAGGTAGCTGCGTATTTGGCGGCATTGAAATTAAAAGTTATAGCTGA
- a CDS encoding SGNH/GDSL hydrolase family protein: MYKLFLICFLFLTLQIKANSMTTPNDTTVFTYLALGDSYTIGEGVGENDRFPVQTVKILKNSGIEVADPKIVAKTGWTTIELNDALNANPINETYDIVTLLIGVNDQYRGFPVDSYKPWFTQLLERAIGYAGGKASHVVVISIPDWGVTPYAEGRDRDDIAGQIDQYNEANKAIAKKHKVKYLDITPDTRDVMQDPKGLITSDGLHYSGQEMGMWAARLSIILKAMVAPPPAY; this comes from the coding sequence ATGTACAAATTATTTTTAATTTGCTTTTTGTTCCTCACCTTACAGATTAAAGCAAATTCCATGACGACTCCAAATGATACGACCGTATTTACTTACTTAGCCCTGGGCGATAGTTATACCATTGGCGAAGGAGTAGGAGAAAACGACCGTTTTCCTGTTCAGACCGTTAAAATTCTGAAAAACAGTGGGATAGAAGTAGCAGACCCAAAAATAGTGGCCAAAACCGGCTGGACCACTATCGAACTGAACGATGCCCTGAATGCAAACCCTATTAACGAAACGTATGATATCGTCACCCTCCTGATTGGAGTGAACGATCAGTATAGGGGCTTTCCGGTAGATAGTTATAAGCCATGGTTTACACAGCTGCTGGAAAGAGCTATTGGTTATGCTGGTGGAAAGGCCAGCCATGTAGTGGTGATTTCCATTCCTGACTGGGGTGTGACCCCGTATGCTGAAGGCCGTGATCGTGATGATATAGCAGGGCAGATAGATCAGTATAACGAAGCGAATAAGGCGATTGCGAAGAAGCATAAAGTGAAGTACCTGGATATTACGCCTGATACCCGCGATGTTATGCAGGACCCTAAGGGCTTAATAACCAGTGATGGGTTACATTATTCCGGGCAGGAAATGGGTATGTGGGCGGCCAGGCTGTCTATTATCCTTAAAGCTATGGTAGCACCGCCACCAGCGTATTAA
- a CDS encoding DUF4288 domain-containing protein: MTWFVAKIVYQIITGTGSHTPQFDEQLRLISAGSKQEAWKRACELGKQEQYSFRNQKQELVEWRFINVPELNSLNSLDDGMELYSRIEEPGDPNAYISWLQVRAAQLNGADVHAN; encoded by the coding sequence ATGACATGGTTTGTAGCCAAGATCGTATATCAGATCATCACTGGCACCGGTTCACACACACCGCAGTTCGATGAACAGCTACGTCTGATCAGTGCCGGCAGCAAACAGGAAGCCTGGAAAAGAGCTTGTGAACTAGGTAAACAGGAGCAATATTCTTTTAGGAACCAAAAACAGGAACTGGTAGAATGGCGCTTTATCAACGTACCCGAATTGAATAGCCTGAACTCCCTGGATGATGGTATGGAACTGTACTCACGTATAGAAGAACCCGGAGACCCAAACGCTTATATCTCATGGTTGCAGGTAAGAGCAGCGCAGTTGAATGGAGCAGATGTACATGCTAACTGA